The Ailuropoda melanoleuca isolate Jingjing chromosome 9, ASM200744v2, whole genome shotgun sequence genome includes a region encoding these proteins:
- the MSC gene encoding musculin, protein MSTGSVSDPEEMELRGLQRGYPVPPSKRPPLCGAEGNYISPSDNSSAEEEDPDGEEERCVLGAAGGAEGSKRKRPRAAGGGGGKKPLPPKGSAADCKQSQRNAANARERARMRVLSKAFSRLKTSLPWVPPDTKLSKLDTLRLASSYIAHLRQLLQEDRYENGYVHPVNLTWPFMVSGRPDSDTKEVSAANRLCGTTA, encoded by the exons ATGTCCACCGGCTCGGTGAGCGACCCCGAGGAGATGGAGCTGCGGGGGCTGCAGCGGGGATACCCGGTCCCCCCCTCCAAGAGGCCGCCCCTCTGCGGCGCCGAGGGCAACTACATCTCGCCCAGTGACAACTCGTCGGCCGAGGAGGAAGACCCCGATGGCGAGGAAGAGCGGTGTGTGCTGGGCGCGGCCGGCGGCGCGGAAGGCAGCAAGAGGAAGCGGCCGCGAGCGGCTGGGGGCGGCGGCGGCAAGAAGCCCCTCCCGCCCAAGGGCTCCGCCGCCGACTGCAAGCAGTCGCAGCGCAACGCCGCCAACGCCCGCGAGCGCGCCCGGATGCGCGTGCTGAGCAAAGCCTTCTCCAGGCTCAAGACCAGCCTGCCTTGGGTGCCTCCCGACACTAAGCTTTCCAAGCTGGATACGCTCCGGCTGGCTTCCAGTTACATCGCGCACCTGCGGCAGCTGCTGCAGGAGGACCGCTACGAGAACGGCTACGTGCACCCGGTGAACCTG ACATGGCCATTTATGGTCTCAGGACGACCCGACTCTGACACCAAAGAAGTTTCCGCAGCCAACAGATTATGTGGGACCACCGCTTAG